The following DNA comes from Chitinophaga nivalis.
CCACCGGCTACCTGGAGAATTATGCAGCCGATAACCTGGCTTACCTGCAGGAGCTGGAACACTTTTTCCGTTCGGTACTGAGCCGGGTGAATAAAGCACGCGCCGCCAAAGAAAGGATCTTCCGTTTCCTGGAGAAAGAAGCACTCCGGTCAGCGCCTGCCGCTACCTATATCGGTAACATCATTGCCGCTATATCTGCTACGGTATCTATTGGTGACAAGGCCCGCTGCATCGAAATCATGCGCAACATTCACCGGCATTTCCCGGAGATCGCGTTGCCGATACAAATTGAAACAGCTGCTGTTAGAGAAAATTAAAAAGCGAATCCATTTATGTTATTTAACTATAGATATAGCGGTCAATCACAGGTATATAGCAATGCTACTGCTGCCGGTATTTCTTTTGCGCCGGATACCCACCGTGACCCCACTTTTTTTGTAGGGAAACTGGACAAAAAGATTGCTTTCCGGGAAGCCATTTCTGCTCTGCATGATGTGGTGGTATCGGATCTGCGTTTCAAACCGAAAGATAAAACGGCCTATAAAGAATGGGCTGCGCAACAGGAAGCCGTGTGGCTGGCCGAATTTATGGGCGCCTACGATAAACAGGCGGCAGACCAGCGTATGGAAGCGCTCAAAGCTGAGCTGCAAACCATCAGCGCGGAGAAAGACCGCGTGATGTCGCCGTTTTATAAAGCCCGTAAAAATTACTTCGACTACCTGTATCAGAAAGACCGGGATGCCTGGTTTGTACTGGACCCGGTGATCAGCGTACATCCCGATGAAATGTTCTTTGAATGTTTCAGTCAGGATGAATCGACCTACGGTAAGCTGAGCGCCAGCTACAACGTATTCAAGGAAGTCAACGAATTTGAGTGTGGTACTACCAACATCGATTATTCGGCAGCGTTATACAACGAATTTCAGAAGATCAGGGACTATAAGGAAACTGATTTTAAAATAGATCCGGGAGGATTTCAGGTACAAACTTCTCAGGAAGAATTATACCATGAGGTGAAGATAGACCTGCCCGATAGCTGGGTACGTGGTTTTCTGCAGGTAAGTTCCGCAATGACATTACCGGCAGCCACCTTCGATCTGCATCCGATGGACGTCTATAACTTCTGCCTCTGGTTACGCCGCTTTAAAGAAAAGCAGGGGCCCCGTTCTATCCGTTTTATCCTGGAACCAGATAAACCGGTACGGGCCATCTTTGAACCCTGGAACCACGAAATCGTATGTGCGCGGTCGTTATACCGCGGTCCGCAGCGCCGTGAAATCAGAATATGGGGGAGAAGGAGATTGCTGATTCTGGAAAGACTTATTCCGATCGCTAAGAAATTCACGGTACATCTCACCGGCAACGGATTGCCTTCTTTCTACATCGCTGATCTGGGAGATATGCAGTTTACCCTGGGCTTATCCGGGTGGACAGCGAACGACTGGTCGCGTGCCGGACAGTTCGACCTGATGGCGCCCCGCGCAGTAGTAGATGACAGTGCCAAACTGAAAGTATTTGCCGACCTGAAAACCAGGTGGATGGGCAAACCGGAAGCTATTGCCGCAGCCACCGGATTGGATAAGGCCACCGTACTGGGCGCGCTGGGTATCTATACCCAGGCGGGTAAAGTGATCTACGACCTGCATACCGGATTTTACCGCCTGCGGGAGTTGAGCCGCGAACCATTGCCGCTGGAAAGCCTGCGTTTTTCCAATCCGCAGGAAGCAGTGGCCAATGAACTGGTGCAAAAAAAGAAAGTAGAAGTAAAGGAACAGGAATTACCAGGAGTAGGTATACAACTGAAAGGAAATGTAAAAGGAGATTATCGTGTATACCATCCCGTTATAGTGATAGATGCCGACGAAAGATTGAGCGAAGCACACTGTGACTGTAGTTTTTACAATACGAATAAATTATACAAAGGACCCTGCGAACACATGCTGGCCCTGCGTATCGCGCATGCAGAAAAATAAAAATGAAAATAATTCTGCCGGATATATTTTATTTCCGGAAATTATTTTCTAACTTGCCTGCTCGTTGATAACAAGATCTTTGTAAAGAGGAAATGATTGCACTTGCGCCCGAAAAGGGACGAATGATGTTTCGTCATTCAGGTATATTGACTATACATGCTTCACTAAATGCAATCTTTACTTTGGGAGGGGCGTACTATACCGGTATTTACGGTATAAGCCCCGGGGGCTTAAATACCAGTATAGTACGCCCCTCCCTGGAGTTGATTGATTTAGTCAATGGTTTGCACGAAGGCTATTTTCCTCTTTACAAAAATATTGTTCCCTCTCCGGGTCGGGCATAGGCTGCAACAGCCACTTCATCGCCGGGACCCATTAACATCCCCGCTGATTCAGACGATTACAGATTTCATCAAAAAAAGTAAATGCTGAGATTATGGCCGAAGGCTTAACCCGTCAACAGCTGTACGATAAAATACGTGCATCCTCCAAAGAGGAACATATACTGGAAGAAATGATCCGCCTGGGTTTCTGGGCGCAAAATACAGCACAGCCATCGCCGTCGGAAACCCTGATCCGCAAGGAAGGGGTACTGCGTCGTGAACTGAACCAGTTACTCGAAGAAAGACAGAAATACCGCAACAAAGAAAAGATGCTGGCCGACATGCGGAAAGAACGCATGGCCAAATCAAAACTCAAAAGAGCGGAGACCAAAAAGCGGAACGAAGAAAAAAGAAAGGAACGCGCTGCTGCCTGGACAGAACTCAGCCAGCAACAGATCGTATACCTGGGAGAGGAAGTATCGGCCGGTTTGAATAAAACCGTATCTGATACGGCACAGCTGGAGAAATTCGGACTGCCGCTATTCCACGATGCTACTGCCCTGGCACTGGCCATGGGTACCACGTTGGGTAAACTGCGTTACCTCGCATTCAATAGAAAAACAGGTACGCATACCCACTACCAGCGTTTTCAGATCCCTAAAAAATCCGGTGGTACCCGGGTGATTTCTGCGCCCATGCCCCAGCTGAAAGCAGCACAGCATTGGATCCTGGAAAATATTCTTTACAAGATAAAAAATAGTGAGTCCGCGCACGGGTTCGTACCCGGTAAATCAATTGTCACCAATGCCGCGCCGCATATCGGGCAAGACATTGTCATCAATCTTGATCTGCGCGACTTTTTCCCTTCCATCGCCTATAAACGCGTGAAAGGATTATTCTGTAAACTGGGATATTCCGAACAGGTGGCCACTATCCTGGGGTTAATCTGTACGGAACCAGAAGTAGATGAAATTACACTGGACAACCGCAAATACTATGTGGCCAAAACAGCCCGTCACCTGCCACAGGGCGCGCCTACCAGCCCGGCCATTACCAACCTGATTTGTTTTAAACTGGACAGGCGTTTTGAAGGACTGGCAGCCAGATACGGTTACGCCTATACGCGATATGCGGATGATATGACTTTCTCTGCCAAGGCAACGGCGGCAGATGATGCCGGCCAGCTGTTATGGGCCGTTAAACAGGTGGTAAAAGAAGAAGGATTCACCCTGCATCCTGATAAGCTGAAAGTGATGCAGAAAGGCGACCGCCGGGAAGTAACCGGTATTGTGGTGAATGATAAACTGAGCCTGGACCGGACTACCCTGCACCGCTTCCGTGCCTTGTTGCACCAGATTGGTAAAACAGGCCTGTCAGGTAAAACCTGGGGCAAAGGCAAAAACATTATCAGCAGCATCGAAGGATATGCCAACTATGTATACATGGTAAAGCCAGAACAGGGGGCTAAACTGAAAGCAACGCTGGCAGCGCTGTTACAACGGGAAGATATCAAAGCGGAAGCCCGTCAGATATGGACCGGCGAGCCCCTGCCTGTTGCGGAAACACCTGCCGCAGGAGTAACTGAAACACCCGCACCTACACCCGCACCAGCTGCATCGGCATCTGTGGCCGCAGCCACCACGCCACCGCCAGCGGCGGGAGAGGACTCCTGGTGGAAGATTGTATAAAAGAAATGCCATATAAAATAAGAAAGGACGTATGCTACAGCATACGTCCTTTCTTATTTTATACAGGTTGCCCCGTTGTAGCATTACAGGTTGTAACCCAGCGCCACATACCATTGGGAACCGATTGTCGGGTTACCCCATGACTGCGTATATCCTTTATTCAGGATATTGGTACCGCCCAGTTTAATAGTGGTTTTGGCTTTCGGGAAAAATTTGCTGGCCATCGCATCGAGAGTGCCATAGGCGGGAATTTCACTTTTTCCGGCTACGTTTACATTAGGTCCTACGAAGGATGATTGCCAGATATAACCTTCCTGCCAGCGCCAGGCGATGTTAAAGGCGATCTGTGTATTGGCAATGTTACGGTTACCGAAATTCAGGTTGTACCGTACTTTAGGCGTGTTGTACATCACCAGGAAGCTGCCCAGATCCTTTTCATTTGTCAGTTCGTTGTAGGAGATGTTACCACCTGCCGTGAAATTAGCTGGCAGGCTGTAATCGAGGCCCAGTGCCCAACCCCATGATTTCACAGTTTCTTCTGCGCTTACCGGGATCGAGAACACATTCCGGGTGCTGGCTCCGGTAGGTTGTATCAATACCTGGATGCCATTCATGTTTTTGAAATCATTTTTGTAGATGTAGGCATCAATCAACAGCTTTTTAGCGATGAGGGCTTTATAGCCGATTTCATATGCCTGGATTTTCTCCGGTTGGAATTCACGGAAAGTATATTGTTTGGGAGCACCTGCCTGTACAGACTGCAGGGTATACACCGGACCTTTGTTGAGGCCGTAACGTTCCCGTAAAAAGGGCAGACCGCCGATGAGCCTTGCCTGTGGCGTCAGCAGGTCGATGTACTGATCCTGGTTATGCGGAATACGGAAACCGGTCTGATAGGAAGCCCGGATGTTGTGGGTTTCCAGGAAAGTATATACCGCCGATAAACGGGGGCTGAACTGTCCTTTGAAGTTGGTGTTTTTATCGTAACGGATAGATCCGGTCAGTTTCAAATGTTCCTGCGCTAATTTTTTCATCACCTGTACATAGCCACCATATTCGTTGATCCGGAATTCTTTGCCGTTATCATCTACTGCAAAGATGGTTTTTTCGGAGTTCAGGGTATACAGCCGGTAGTTACCTCCTACGAGGATTTCAGCGAAGTGGATGAACCGATGGAAGTTGTACATGAACTCTGCCTGATACAGGTTGGTTTTATCGGTGAATTTAGCGCCTATACCTGTGGCGTCGCCGGGGATAGGTTTGCTTTTCACCGCATCTGCCGCATCATTAAACTCCTTGGAGCCTGGCAGAAAGCGGCCCTGATCGGCTTTATTTCTGGCAGCGGTATTAAAGGCGCCGCGCTGTGCATCAAGTGCGTTTTGCGCCGTGGTTAATGCAGCGGCAGGGGTAGCACCTCCGGCGAGTGCCGCACCATATGCTTTGGCAAAGGCAGGCAGGGCGGCACCGGCATAAGTGCCGAAATATTCACCATACCACTGGGTGCTCTTCTTCCAGGCTTCATTAATGCCGGAAGCCAGGGTACCGGCGGCATAGCTGTCGCCCGATCTTTCCTGGGTAGTATACAACCGTACATAAAAATCACTGCCTTTCAGTTCTACTTTGTATTGTCCCATCATGAAATTCTTGAGGGAGTACCGGTCTGCCCCGGTATATACAGACGTACCATAACCGAAGTTGCCCTGGATCAGGGCTTCCAGGTTATTATTGATTTTATAGTGCAGGGCGCCGTTCAGTTTCAGGTTTTTGGTATTGTAGTCTACCACATCGGATTCGTTGTAGCCGGTGCGGGTTACATCGGCCATGGCTGCCCCGGGAATGGCGGCGTTCAGGATCTGAGCGGGAGTAACCGTGTTACCCAGCATACCGGCAAGGCCAGCCAGTTGCGCGCCCAGGGCGGAACCGGGCGTATTAGCCTGTGATGCCAGGGTATTATACATATTGACGGTGTTTTCATCGCCGTAGGTATTCACACCGTTGTAACCTTCGTTGTTGGCGCGGGTACCGTTTTGCAACGTATGTCCGTTGGCGAGACTCTGATCGCGTTGATCATAGGCCTGCCAGTCTTTCGCCTGGAGGTAACCAACATTTAATTTAAAAGCCCATTTATTATTGAATGCTTTTGCATAACGTACAGATACATCATAATAACCGGTGGTGGCGCTGGTGCGGCCTTTATCCTGGAGGAAGCCGGTTTTTACCTGTGCACTGAGTCCCTGGTACTGAAAAGGATTTTTACTGTTCATCAGTACAATACCATTGAGGGCATTGGGACCATACAGGGCAGAAGCTGCGCCGGGAATAAGTTCTACGCTTTCCAGATCCAGCTCCGGAATACCCACCATATTACCTACGGAGAAGTTCAGTCCGGGTGCCTGGTTATCCATACCATCGCTCAGTTGCAACAGCCGCGTATTACCATTGCTGTTGAAGCCACGGGTATTCACTGATTTGAAGGTTAAGCTCTGTGCACTCATTTCCACCCCTTTCAGGTTGATGAGGGCATCGTAAAAACTGGGTGCAGGAGAAGCTTTTAAGGCGCGGGTATCCAGTTTTTCAATGGAAACCGGCGACTCCAGTATACTTTCCTGTACACGGCTGGCGGCTACGACTACTTCCTGGCCAAGGATTTCTGTACTGCCCAGTTGCACCGCTACTTTTTCGGTAGCGCTGTTGACAGTTTGTTCTGCAGACTTGTAACCAACATAGGAAAATACAAGTGTCAGGGGGAATGCGTGCGTGGTTTTAAGCTGGAAGGATCCGTTGGCGCCGGTGATGGTACCGGCCGTAACGCCTTTGATACTAATGGTAACACCAGGCATAGGTGTACCGGTTGTTTTGTCGGTGACAGTACCGCTGATAGTACCGGGCGTTTGTGCTGAGATTACCGGATATAGGGATAATAATAGCAACAGGGAAGCCATACCAGCTTTGACTAGAATGCTTTTCATACAAAGAGGATTTAGACTTGGTTTAGTTAAATATAACGAAAGAATTATGAATTACACATAAAGCAGCACGCTTTTTCAGGAAGAAGGGTGTCTTTTTTCTTCCTGGAAAAGCGTCCTGTTATATATTATATGAAACTTTCGTTTATCCCTGGTGCAGCCAGTCGTTTAAAATGGTGCCGATGGTTTCGAATTCGATGAGGAAGCCATCATGTCCGTAAGTGGAGTCTATTTCGTGGTAGGTCGCCTGTGGCAGGTGAGTTGCCAGCAATCGTTGTTCTTCCGGCGGACATAAAATATCGCTGCTGATGCCGATCAGCAGGGTGGGTTGGGTAATATGGGAGAGGGCGGCTGTAATGTCTTCATGACGTCCCCGTGCAATATTGTGGCTATCCATGGCTTTGGTGAGCAGCCAGTAGGTTTGTGCATTGAAACGTTTGACCAGTTTGTCGCCCTGATAATTAATATAGGAAGAGGCCCGGAAGCCATCTGTTTTTTCCTTGTCGGGGTCAGACTGTGCACGTACAAAGGTCTGGTAGTTCCGGTACGTCAGCATGCCTATTGCCCGTGCCGCCTTGAGTCCGGCAGCGCCGGCAGCAGGGGTGGGGTCTTCCCAGGTATGGTCTGCCTCTATGGCCAGCCGCTGTGCGGTATGTATAGCAATACCCCAGGCACTTTCCGCAGCACCGGTGCAAAGCAGGAACAGTTTGCCGATCAGCTGTGGCTCTGTCAATGCCCATTCCAATACCTGATAGCCTCCCATAGAACCGCCTACAAGCAGGCCTATTCGGGGAATCCGGAGGTGTTGCCGCAGTAAGATGTGCGCCTGTACCATATCGCGGATGGTGACCGCCGGAAAAGTATGGTACCAGGGTTGCCCGGTATCCGGGTTAACGGAGTGCGGGCCGGAACTGCCATAGCAGGAACCTATAATATTGGCACAGACAATAAAATGCCGGGCAGGATCTATGGGCCTGCCGGTTCCCGTAAGTCCGGCCCACCAGTCGGCAACATCACTGTTGGCGGTCAACGCGTGACATATCCACACCACATTACTGCCATCTGCATTCATGGTACCATACGTATGGTAAGCGATGTGCAAGGAGGGTAAAACCTGGCCGGATTCTAACCGGAATGATGCTGTACTATGGAAAACCTTAACCGACAATCTGTTTTAAATTTGCGCAAAACTACAATATCCATCCCTAAATGTTTAGTAATTCGTAATTCGGCTGTGAATTTTTTATCTTTGCTATAGAAAATAACTAACTATGAAGATAGCATTACAAAGAGTAGACGACGGCTTTAACATGGAGGCTGTAGACGAAGGCGGTCACAAAGTACTGATGGATTCATCAGTGGAAAACGGCGGCAAAAACAATGGGGTAAGACCTATGCAGATGATGATTATGGGACTGGGAGGCTGTTCTGCTATCGACGTGTTAATGATCCTCAAAAAGCAACGCCAGGAAGTAACGGATTTCCGTATCGAAATCGATGCAGAAAGAGAAAAAGGGAAAGAACCAGCTTTATGGGAAACGGCTCATATCATCTTCCATTTTACCGGTAATATCGATCCGGATAAAGCAGCACGGGCTGTAGAGCTTTCTATGAATAAATACTGCTCCGTAGCGGAAACCCTGCGTCAGTCGAATACCAAACTGACCTGGGAAGTGAAACTGAACGCGTAATCTGCAGAAACCACCATATATTCATGCATAAAGAGAATCAATACCAACCTGATACCCACGCCGTAAGAATTCAAACAGCCAGAACAGACCAGATGGAACACTCTACACCGATGTTCCTGACTTCCAGCTTTTGTTTTGATGACGCGGAAGAAATGCGGGCTACTTTTGCTGATGAAACCGACTTCAACATCTATAGCCGTTTCAGTAATCCGAATGTAGATGAGTTTATACAAAAGATGTGTGCCCTGGAAGGTGCAGAAGCGGGTTACGCTACTGCTTCCGGTATGAGTGCCATCTTTGCCAGCTTTATGGCCCTGCTGAAAGCCGGCGATCATATTCTCTCTGCCCGTTCCATTTTTGGCTCCACGCATACGGTGGTGACTAAATTCCTGCCTAAATGGGGGATTGAGTATTCCTATTTTGATATGAATGATCCGGCTTCCATCGAAGCCATGATTCAACCCAATACCCGGATGATCTACGTGGAAACCCCGTCTAATCCGGGTCTGGAGATCATTGACATGGAATGGCTGGCCGGCATCGCCAATAAACACAATATCATCCTCAATGTAGATAACTGTTTTGCCACACCGGTATTACAGCGGCCCATCGCTGCAGGCGCGCACCTGGTAGTGCATTCTGCTACCAAATGGATCGATGGCCAGGGTAGGGTACTGGGAGGTGTGATTGTAGGTAGAAAAGACCTGATTAAAGACATCCACACTTTCTGCAGAAGCACCGGGCCGGCCATGTCGCCTTTTAATGCCTGGGTACTCAGCAAAAGCCTGGAAACTTTGTACGTGCGGATGGAACGCCACTCGGACAGTGCGTTGAAACTGGCGCAGGCGCTGGAAAACAACCCACACCTGTTATCCATAAAATATCCGTTTCTGCCTACGCATCCACAATATGCCATTGCTACCAAACAAATGAGTGGCGGCGGTGGTATCGTGTGCTTTGAACTGAAAGGCGGGCTGGAACAAGGGGTACGTTTCCTGGATTCCCTGCAGCTCCTGTCGCTGACGGCTAATCTGGGCGACAGCCGTAGTATTGCTTCTCACCCGGCCAGTACTACACATGCCAAACTCACAGACGCAGAAAGAGCCAGCGTAGGTATAACGCCAGGGCTTATACGTATTTCCGTAGGATTGGAAAATATCAAAGATATCCTGGCCGATATTGAGCAGGCGCTCGATAAAAGCAAATAGGCATCGCTATCAGCAATCATTGTTGGCAGCTACAAATATGTTTAACCGGGAGTAAGCTATAAGAGTTATGGCTTACTCCCGGTTTTATATAGCAAATATGGTGGGGTATCTGCTATGCGATAGCAACATAGGATGAGATATATTTGCTGAACCATCTTTATTTTCTTTGGCCTAAAAAAATGCTTATTTTAGCATACCATCTCCACGCGATACTTTCCTCCTTACTCCGCTGCTGATATTATTTTAACCAAAAAATCCGAATGCATTCATTGTGCTAAGGTAGTGCATGCATGGTGCTAAGGTAGTAGTAAGCATATTGGGTAATATTGTATCATGCAGGTATCACTTTCCCTTTTTCATGACCCTATTTTGAGGTGCGTAAGCTTACTTTATATACTTGTTTGCGGGGTCGTGTTTTAATAGCCCGTTTAAACCAGACAACAATTATTAATAATGAGGTGTAGGTATTCCCACACGTCACTTTTTAATTCGTCATTTTTAATTTCTTTGTTATATTACAATCATGAAATCCAC
Coding sequences within:
- a CDS encoding SWIM zinc finger family protein, which encodes MLFNYRYSGQSQVYSNATAAGISFAPDTHRDPTFFVGKLDKKIAFREAISALHDVVVSDLRFKPKDKTAYKEWAAQQEAVWLAEFMGAYDKQAADQRMEALKAELQTISAEKDRVMSPFYKARKNYFDYLYQKDRDAWFVLDPVISVHPDEMFFECFSQDESTYGKLSASYNVFKEVNEFECGTTNIDYSAALYNEFQKIRDYKETDFKIDPGGFQVQTSQEELYHEVKIDLPDSWVRGFLQVSSAMTLPAATFDLHPMDVYNFCLWLRRFKEKQGPRSIRFILEPDKPVRAIFEPWNHEIVCARSLYRGPQRREIRIWGRRRLLILERLIPIAKKFTVHLTGNGLPSFYIADLGDMQFTLGLSGWTANDWSRAGQFDLMAPRAVVDDSAKLKVFADLKTRWMGKPEAIAAATGLDKATVLGALGIYTQAGKVIYDLHTGFYRLRELSREPLPLESLRFSNPQEAVANELVQKKKVEVKEQELPGVGIQLKGNVKGDYRVYHPVIVIDADERLSEAHCDCSFYNTNKLYKGPCEHMLALRIAHAEK
- a CDS encoding reverse transcriptase family protein, with the protein product MAEGLTRQQLYDKIRASSKEEHILEEMIRLGFWAQNTAQPSPSETLIRKEGVLRRELNQLLEERQKYRNKEKMLADMRKERMAKSKLKRAETKKRNEEKRKERAAAWTELSQQQIVYLGEEVSAGLNKTVSDTAQLEKFGLPLFHDATALALAMGTTLGKLRYLAFNRKTGTHTHYQRFQIPKKSGGTRVISAPMPQLKAAQHWILENILYKIKNSESAHGFVPGKSIVTNAAPHIGQDIVINLDLRDFFPSIAYKRVKGLFCKLGYSEQVATILGLICTEPEVDEITLDNRKYYVAKTARHLPQGAPTSPAITNLICFKLDRRFEGLAARYGYAYTRYADDMTFSAKATAADDAGQLLWAVKQVVKEEGFTLHPDKLKVMQKGDRREVTGIVVNDKLSLDRTTLHRFRALLHQIGKTGLSGKTWGKGKNIISSIEGYANYVYMVKPEQGAKLKATLAALLQREDIKAEARQIWTGEPLPVAETPAAGVTETPAPTPAPAASASVAAATTPPPAAGEDSWWKIV
- a CDS encoding TonB-dependent receptor — protein: MKSILVKAGMASLLLLLSLYPVISAQTPGTISGTVTDKTTGTPMPGVTISIKGVTAGTITGANGSFQLKTTHAFPLTLVFSYVGYKSAEQTVNSATEKVAVQLGSTEILGQEVVVAASRVQESILESPVSIEKLDTRALKASPAPSFYDALINLKGVEMSAQSLTFKSVNTRGFNSNGNTRLLQLSDGMDNQAPGLNFSVGNMVGIPELDLESVELIPGAASALYGPNALNGIVLMNSKNPFQYQGLSAQVKTGFLQDKGRTSATTGYYDVSVRYAKAFNNKWAFKLNVGYLQAKDWQAYDQRDQSLANGHTLQNGTRANNEGYNGVNTYGDENTVNMYNTLASQANTPGSALGAQLAGLAGMLGNTVTPAQILNAAIPGAAMADVTRTGYNESDVVDYNTKNLKLNGALHYKINNNLEALIQGNFGYGTSVYTGADRYSLKNFMMGQYKVELKGSDFYVRLYTTQERSGDSYAAGTLASGINEAWKKSTQWYGEYFGTYAGAALPAFAKAYGAALAGGATPAAALTTAQNALDAQRGAFNTAARNKADQGRFLPGSKEFNDAADAVKSKPIPGDATGIGAKFTDKTNLYQAEFMYNFHRFIHFAEILVGGNYRLYTLNSEKTIFAVDDNGKEFRINEYGGYVQVMKKLAQEHLKLTGSIRYDKNTNFKGQFSPRLSAVYTFLETHNIRASYQTGFRIPHNQDQYIDLLTPQARLIGGLPFLRERYGLNKGPVYTLQSVQAGAPKQYTFREFQPEKIQAYEIGYKALIAKKLLIDAYIYKNDFKNMNGIQVLIQPTGASTRNVFSIPVSAEETVKSWGWALGLDYSLPANFTAGGNISYNELTNEKDLGSFLVMYNTPKVRYNLNFGNRNIANTQIAFNIAWRWQEGYIWQSSFVGPNVNVAGKSEIPAYGTLDAMASKFFPKAKTTIKLGGTNILNKGYTQSWGNPTIGSQWYVALGYNL
- the metX gene encoding homoserine O-acetyltransferase MetX → MSVKVFHSTASFRLESGQVLPSLHIAYHTYGTMNADGSNVVWICHALTANSDVADWWAGLTGTGRPIDPARHFIVCANIIGSCYGSSGPHSVNPDTGQPWYHTFPAVTIRDMVQAHILLRQHLRIPRIGLLVGGSMGGYQVLEWALTEPQLIGKLFLLCTGAAESAWGIAIHTAQRLAIEADHTWEDPTPAAGAAGLKAARAIGMLTYRNYQTFVRAQSDPDKEKTDGFRASSYINYQGDKLVKRFNAQTYWLLTKAMDSHNIARGRHEDITAALSHITQPTLLIGISSDILCPPEEQRLLATHLPQATYHEIDSTYGHDGFLIEFETIGTILNDWLHQG
- a CDS encoding OsmC family protein — encoded protein: MKIALQRVDDGFNMEAVDEGGHKVLMDSSVENGGKNNGVRPMQMMIMGLGGCSAIDVLMILKKQRQEVTDFRIEIDAEREKGKEPALWETAHIIFHFTGNIDPDKAARAVELSMNKYCSVAETLRQSNTKLTWEVKLNA
- a CDS encoding O-succinylhomoserine sulfhydrylase, whose translation is MHKENQYQPDTHAVRIQTARTDQMEHSTPMFLTSSFCFDDAEEMRATFADETDFNIYSRFSNPNVDEFIQKMCALEGAEAGYATASGMSAIFASFMALLKAGDHILSARSIFGSTHTVVTKFLPKWGIEYSYFDMNDPASIEAMIQPNTRMIYVETPSNPGLEIIDMEWLAGIANKHNIILNVDNCFATPVLQRPIAAGAHLVVHSATKWIDGQGRVLGGVIVGRKDLIKDIHTFCRSTGPAMSPFNAWVLSKSLETLYVRMERHSDSALKLAQALENNPHLLSIKYPFLPTHPQYAIATKQMSGGGGIVCFELKGGLEQGVRFLDSLQLLSLTANLGDSRSIASHPASTTHAKLTDAERASVGITPGLIRISVGLENIKDILADIEQALDKSK